The region GCGACCAGATCCTCGTCACTCCTCACCTCGATGCGGCGCTGGCCGCAGCGGATCCCAAGCCGTTCCTCGGGTACAGCGACAACACCAACATCCTGAACTGGCTGTGGCGCAACGGCGTCGCCGGCTTCTACGGCGGATCCACTCAGGTGCATCTCGGCCCCGGCCCCGCGGTCGACGACGTGCACCTGCGCTCGCTGCGCGCGGCGCTGCTCGACGGCGGCGAGGTCGAGATCACCGAGCCGGGGGAGTCGGAGGACTTCGGGCGGCACTGGGACGACCCTGCCGCCCTGACCGAGTACGGCGACCGCGAGCCGACCGAGCCGTGGACGTGGGCCGGCCCCTCTGCCGCGGTGACGGCGCGCACCTGGGGCGGCTGCCTGGAGGTCGTGAACCAGCTCGCCCTCGCCGACCGGATGCCGTCGAACGAGGAGCTCGCCGGCACGATCCTGCTGCTCGAGACCAGCGAGCGGCTCACCCCTCCGCATCGGGTCGCCGAGCAGCTTCGCGCCTACGGCGAGCGAGGACTGCTGGCCGCCGTGGCCGGGGTGCTCTTCGCGCGCCCCGCGGTGAGCTCCTTCGACGTGCTTCCGACGGAGGCCGAGAAGGCCTCGCTGCGCGACGCGCAGCGCCATGTCGTACTCGAGACGGTCGGCCGGTACAACCCGGATGCCGTGGTGTGCGTCGGCGTGCCATTCGGCCACACGCGTCCGCAGTGGATCCTGCCCTATGGCGGCGAGATGACGCTAGACGGGGCGGAGCGAAAGGTCACCGCCAGGTTCTGACTGCTTGTAGGCGCTCCCTAGGATGGTGCCCATGCCCGCGAGGAAGTGGATCCTGTTCGACATCGGCGGCGTTCTCGAGATCGTCGACGACGACGCCTGGCAGGACCAGTGGTGGTCTCGATGGTGTGAGCGCACAGGGCTGGAGCGGCCAGAGTTCGACGCGCGAGTCGAGGGTGCCGATCTGCCGCCGATCGACATCACCGCCGGGCACGAGGCCGTCTTCTGGCAGCGTCTGGCAGTGGCGCTCGATCTCGAACCGGATGACAGCGATGCGATGCGGGCTGACTTCTGGGACGCCTACTGCGGCACGGCGAACACCGAGCTGATCGAGTACGCCCGGTCGCTGGCGCCTCGGGCCGGCGTCGCGATCCTCTCCAACTCGGCAGACGGCGCGCGCGAGGAGGAGGAGCGGCGCTTCGGCTTCTCGAGCATCTTCGACCCGATCTGCTACAGCCACGAGCAGGGCGTGAACAAGCCCGACCCCCGCGCGTACCGCGAGGCGCTGCGCAGGATGGGCGCCGACCCCGCTGACGTCTTCTTCGTCGACGATCGGCGGATGTCCATCGACGGCGCGGCGGCCGTGGGCATCCGGGGAATCCTGCACCGCGAGAACGCCGCGACGATCGCCGCCGTCGACGCGTTTCTCCTCGGGTGATCGCCCGGCGGCCTCAGGACTGGGCAGCGACCCCGAGATCCGCCTCGTAGTCGTGGTCCTTGGTCTCGGGAGAGAGCCAGAGGGCGATGAACGTCAGCACGGCCATCGCCGAGAGGTAGACGCCCACGAGCCACGGTGAGCCGTCACCGATCCGCCACAGCTCGACGGCGATCAGGGGAGCGACCGCGGCGCCGAGGATCGATGACACGTTGTAGGCGATCGCCGATCCCGAGTAGCGCACATTGGTCGGGAACAGCTCGGGCAGCAGGGCGCCCATGGGACCGAACGTGGCGCCCATCAGCAGGAAGCCGAGGATCAGGAAGCCCTGCACGACAGCCGTGGTCAGAGCCGGGTCGCCCTGCGGAGCCAGGAAGAGCCCGAAGGTGAGGCCGAAGGCGATGATGGCCCCGGTCACCCACAGCAGCAGCTTGCGGCGGCCGATGCGGTCGGCCCACGGGCCCGACAGGAGCGTGAAGATGCCGAAGAACACGACGCCGACGATCTGCATGATCACGAACTGGGTGTAGCCGAAGCCGAGGCCGGGGTAGAACTGCTCGGCGAACGCGGTCGGGTCGAACGGCTTCCCCGCGGCCTCCGCGGCCTTCTGCGCTGCGGCCGACGCGAGCTCGAGCGATGCGGGCTTGGTGCCGTACGCCAGCGTGAAGTTCGTCATCAGGTAGAACAGCACATACGTCGCCAGCATGATGAACGTGCCGAGGATCAGCTGCTTCCAGTGGTGGCGGAAGACCGTCGCGAGGGGAAGCTTGCGGATGCGGCCCGTGTCGGCGGCCCGCGTGAACGTCTCGGACTCGACGAGCTTCAGACGCACCCAGAGGCCGATGATCACCATGACGGCCGAGAAGAGGAACGGCACGCGCCATCCCCAGCTGAGGAAGGCCTCGGACTTCAGGGTGGGGTCGGACTCGTGGGGGAGCAGGGCGTTGATGCCGAGGAAGATGCCGTTGGCGATGATGAAGCCGAGCGGGGCGCCCAGCTGCGGGAAGGAGCCGTACCAGGCGCGCTTGCCTGCCGGGGCGTTCTCCGTCGCGACCAGGGCCGCTCCCGACCACTCGCCGCCGAGGGCGAAGCCCTGGGCGAGCCGAAGCACCAGCAGCAGCAGAGCAGCCCACCAGTTGATCTGCTGGAACGTCGGGAGCAGTCCGATCAGGAACGTCGCGATGCCCATCGTGAGCAGAGAGGCGACCAGGGTGGCCTTGCGGCCGAACTTGTCGCCGAAGTGACCGAAGACGACGGCCCCGATGGGGCGCGCG is a window of Microbacterium esteraromaticum DNA encoding:
- a CDS encoding MFS transporter, which produces MTTTTAPANPRSRVILASLVGTTIEFYDFYVYATAAVLVFPVLFFPTGNDTTSLLASFGVFGAAMIARPIGAVVFGHFGDKFGRKATLVASLLTMGIATFLIGLLPTFQQINWWAALLLLVLRLAQGFALGGEWSGAALVATENAPAGKRAWYGSFPQLGAPLGFIIANGIFLGINALLPHESDPTLKSEAFLSWGWRVPFLFSAVMVIIGLWVRLKLVESETFTRAADTGRIRKLPLATVFRHHWKQLILGTFIMLATYVLFYLMTNFTLAYGTKPASLELASAAAQKAAEAAGKPFDPTAFAEQFYPGLGFGYTQFVIMQIVGVVFFGIFTLLSGPWADRIGRRKLLLWVTGAIIAFGLTFGLFLAPQGDPALTTAVVQGFLILGFLLMGATFGPMGALLPELFPTNVRYSGSAIAYNVSSILGAAVAPLIAVELWRIGDGSPWLVGVYLSAMAVLTFIALWLSPETKDHDYEADLGVAAQS
- a CDS encoding HAD family hydrolase; protein product: MPARKWILFDIGGVLEIVDDDAWQDQWWSRWCERTGLERPEFDARVEGADLPPIDITAGHEAVFWQRLAVALDLEPDDSDAMRADFWDAYCGTANTELIEYARSLAPRAGVAILSNSADGAREEEERRFGFSSIFDPICYSHEQGVNKPDPRAYREALRRMGADPADVFFVDDRRMSIDGAAAVGIRGILHRENAATIAAVDAFLLG
- a CDS encoding LD-carboxypeptidase; its protein translation is MLTPAKLQPGDRVAVLSPAFAAPAAGPEVHDQAMRRLHEITGLTPIEYPTTRQLDASPEARAADVNTALADQGIRAILATIGGSDQILVTPHLDAALAAADPKPFLGYSDNTNILNWLWRNGVAGFYGGSTQVHLGPGPAVDDVHLRSLRAALLDGGEVEITEPGESEDFGRHWDDPAALTEYGDREPTEPWTWAGPSAAVTARTWGGCLEVVNQLALADRMPSNEELAGTILLLETSERLTPPHRVAEQLRAYGERGLLAAVAGVLFARPAVSSFDVLPTEAEKASLRDAQRHVVLETVGRYNPDAVVCVGVPFGHTRPQWILPYGGEMTLDGAERKVTARF